Proteins from one Magnetospirillum sp. 15-1 genomic window:
- a CDS encoding DUF6362 family protein produces the protein MNWTPSLVEERLAEAADTLRRLPEVRVQGHASIWPPYIQECWSAEDVRLRRPPPSAAAITRMDETLPWLRHLDPADARIVWLRADGDPWKVICWKVGMTRSAAHRHWLFALCVIAWTLNGRRIPRHISKVDLIARTKAAEESEKCIETSQAATGMAGLG, from the coding sequence ATGAACTGGACGCCGTCCCTGGTTGAGGAACGTCTCGCCGAAGCCGCCGATACCCTGCGCCGTCTGCCCGAAGTCCGGGTTCAGGGGCACGCCAGCATATGGCCGCCCTACATCCAGGAATGCTGGTCGGCGGAAGATGTGAGGCTCCGCCGTCCGCCGCCCTCGGCCGCCGCCATCACCCGCATGGACGAAACCTTGCCCTGGCTGCGCCATCTCGATCCCGCCGATGCCCGGATCGTCTGGCTGCGGGCCGACGGAGATCCGTGGAAGGTGATCTGCTGGAAGGTCGGCATGACCCGTTCCGCCGCCCACCGCCACTGGCTGTTCGCGCTATGCGTCATCGCCTGGACGCTTAACGGGCGGCGCATCCCCCGTCACATCTCCAAGGTCGATCTGATCGCCCGAACCAAGGCAGCGGAGGAAAGCGAAAAGTGTATCGAGACATCGCAGGCCGCGACAGGAATGGCCGGTCTGGGGTAA
- a CDS encoding autoinducer binding domain-containing protein, with protein sequence MVKDVMEFQEEAAHSNSIPDLQEALKVAMTSLGLPYFSYAWSRSSSLDHLEMADDSFFTTVSEEFFATYIKDGLYRNDYSIYACRGTTRIPSLIGRTYHRWKNVPDDELNASELAVEDFAREFFVDGLVGLLENHDGLFFAGASVVGQDMPIREFDHALTNAGTAFQLLRIYHDRFHMLRRGERLIHIRESDLDRFLVAVQGGEIGAISAGIAELFRGGSPASASMSPFEHSSNYTKITLRGRGFDFGTLQARIIGILHAASRTPDPWVPEAELLFSAQSNSQHLRELFKNKDPGFLFERNGIGKIRLKL encoded by the coding sequence ATGGTCAAGGATGTGATGGAGTTTCAGGAAGAAGCTGCTCATTCGAACAGCATCCCTGACCTGCAAGAAGCGCTGAAGGTGGCGATGACCAGCCTCGGCCTTCCGTATTTCAGCTATGCCTGGAGCCGCTCGTCGTCGTTGGACCACCTTGAAATGGCCGATGACTCGTTCTTCACCACGGTCTCGGAGGAATTCTTTGCCACCTATATCAAGGATGGCCTGTACCGGAACGACTACTCGATCTACGCCTGCCGTGGCACCACCCGTATTCCGTCGCTCATCGGGCGAACCTATCACCGCTGGAAAAATGTACCAGATGACGAATTGAACGCATCGGAGTTGGCGGTGGAGGATTTCGCCAGGGAGTTCTTCGTCGATGGCCTGGTCGGCCTCCTCGAAAATCATGACGGCCTGTTCTTTGCCGGAGCCAGCGTGGTCGGCCAGGATATGCCCATACGCGAATTTGATCACGCATTGACCAACGCTGGCACCGCCTTTCAGCTCCTACGCATTTACCATGATCGGTTTCATATGCTGCGGCGGGGTGAGCGGCTCATCCATATCCGTGAATCCGATCTCGATCGGTTCCTGGTGGCGGTACAAGGCGGTGAGATCGGCGCCATCAGTGCCGGGATCGCCGAGTTGTTCCGCGGCGGCTCACCGGCATCCGCATCCATGTCCCCGTTCGAGCATTCTTCCAACTACACCAAGATCACGCTGCGGGGACGGGGATTCGATTTCGGCACCCTTCAGGCGCGGATCATTGGAATCCTCCATGCGGCAAGCCGGACCCCTGATCCATGGGTGCCTGAAGCAGAACTCCTGTTCTCAGCTCAGTCGAACTCTCAGCACCTCAGGGAATTGTTCAAGAACAAGGATCCCGGCTTTTTGTTCGAGCGGAATGGCATTGGCAAGATCCGCCTAAAATTGTAG
- a CDS encoding AAA family ATPase, which produces MSDITPSDTQGRAIATIRQWFETGTERQPVFRLFGFAGTGKSTVLKFALDDLGLSPHSEDCPGVVTATFTGKAALVLRRKGTPARTIHSLIYSVVEATDEEIAEAQNRINQAELDARSLIGFDRTATEAAIEAMRQGLRDMKKPRFALNPDSPAASARLIVLDEVSMVGEEMARDLMSFKRPILVLGDPGQLPPIKGEGAFTQAAPDIMLTEIHRQAAESAIIRLATLAREGRPIGFGQYDDHAWKMRMADVTPQQALRGGQVICGRNATRFQLNHALRYAAGFGGSYLPTGSDEKVICLKNQNDLGLINGMFLTLSDIVDEGSVYFSAVVTDEEGTPIGPPAKDGKPGRLLLYKGHFEDHVALDPNRHDRDWRDKKKLTEATFGWAITCHKAQGSQWENVIVWDDGLGRTEQDRRRWLYTAITRAERGLVILA; this is translated from the coding sequence ATGAGCGATATCACTCCGTCCGACACGCAAGGACGCGCCATCGCCACCATCCGCCAGTGGTTTGAGACCGGGACGGAGCGGCAGCCGGTGTTCCGGCTGTTCGGATTCGCCGGCACCGGCAAGTCCACCGTCCTGAAATTCGCCCTCGACGATCTGGGCCTCAGCCCCCATTCCGAGGATTGCCCCGGCGTGGTCACCGCCACCTTCACCGGCAAAGCCGCCCTGGTGTTGCGGCGCAAGGGCACCCCGGCTCGCACCATCCACAGCCTGATTTACAGTGTCGTCGAGGCCACCGACGAAGAGATCGCGGAAGCCCAGAATCGGATCAATCAGGCTGAGCTTGATGCCCGATCTCTGATCGGCTTCGACCGCACCGCCACCGAGGCCGCCATCGAGGCCATGCGCCAGGGCTTGCGCGACATGAAGAAGCCGCGTTTCGCCCTCAATCCCGACAGCCCCGCCGCCAGCGCCAGGCTGATCGTGCTGGACGAGGTGTCCATGGTCGGTGAAGAGATGGCCCGCGACCTGATGAGCTTCAAGCGCCCCATCCTGGTGCTGGGCGACCCCGGCCAGTTGCCGCCCATCAAGGGCGAAGGCGCATTCACTCAGGCGGCCCCCGATATCATGCTGACCGAAATCCACCGCCAGGCCGCCGAGAGCGCCATCATCCGCCTCGCCACCCTGGCCCGCGAAGGCCGCCCCATCGGCTTCGGCCAGTACGACGACCATGCCTGGAAGATGCGGATGGCCGACGTCACCCCGCAGCAAGCCTTGCGCGGTGGTCAGGTGATCTGCGGCCGCAACGCTACCCGGTTCCAGTTGAATCATGCACTGCGCTATGCCGCCGGTTTCGGGGGATCGTATCTGCCCACCGGTTCCGACGAGAAGGTGATCTGCCTCAAGAACCAGAACGATCTCGGCCTGATCAACGGCATGTTCCTGACACTCTCGGACATCGTTGACGAGGGCAGCGTCTATTTCTCGGCCGTCGTCACCGACGAGGAAGGAACACCCATTGGCCCACCCGCCAAGGACGGCAAGCCGGGGCGGTTGCTGCTCTACAAGGGCCATTTCGAAGACCATGTCGCCCTCGACCCGAATCGCCATGACCGTGATTGGCGCGACAAGAAGAAGCTGACCGAGGCGACCTTCGGCTGGGCTATCACCTGCCACAAGGCGCAGGGATCGCAGTGGGAGAACGTCATCGTCTGGGACGACGGCCTCGGCCGCACCGAGCAGGATCGCCGCCGCTGGCTCTACACCGCCATCACCCGCGCCGAGCGGGGGCTGGTGATCCTGGCATGA
- a CDS encoding helix-turn-helix domain-containing protein, producing MAEQFLCQKQLARRWGISHRTLENWRYRGQGLPFLRLGGKIFYKIEEVEAYEARQTQPGFGQNVLFEDVGVAELRAGQ from the coding sequence ATGGCCGAACAATTTCTCTGCCAGAAGCAACTGGCCCGACGGTGGGGTATTTCCCACCGCACCCTGGAAAACTGGCGCTACCGGGGCCAGGGCCTGCCGTTCCTGAGGCTGGGCGGCAAGATTTTCTACAAGATTGAGGAAGTCGAAGCCTACGAGGCCCGTCAGACCCAGCCCGGCTTCGGGCAGAACGTTCTGTTCGAGGACGTTGGCGTGGCCGAATTGAGGGCGGGCCAATGA
- a CDS encoding recombinase family protein, giving the protein MKPAGTKPIRKLRCAVYTRKSTEEGLEMEFNSLDAQRESCEAYVTSQKAEGWVLVPTHYDDGGFSGGTLERPGLRRLRADIEAGLVDVVVVYKIDRLSRSLMDFSKLVEVFDRNDVTFVSITQSFNTTTSMGRLTLNILLSFAQFEREVIGERVRDKVAASRRKGIWMGGPLPFGYRCADRKLLVVEEEAAIVRMIFERFVRLGSATMLVRELAAEGVTRRGKKLDKGGLYKMLANPLYIGKAVHKGVAYDGEHEPIIDQALWDKVRSITEISPRVRANRTRVQTPALLKGIVFAPGGRAMTPTHTRKKGRLYRYYVTTSIIKEGPDACPVGRVPAAQVENAVIDQLRSLLRTPEMVVRTWKSVRAEGETMTEKEVAAALGQLDPLWDELFPAEQTRIVQLLVERVDISTDGVRIALRTEGLAQLAGELKPARRRRTAA; this is encoded by the coding sequence ATGAAACCCGCCGGAACCAAGCCGATCCGCAAGCTGCGCTGCGCCGTCTACACCCGCAAATCAACCGAGGAAGGCCTCGAGATGGAGTTCAACTCGCTGGATGCCCAGCGGGAATCCTGCGAAGCCTACGTCACCAGCCAGAAGGCGGAAGGCTGGGTGCTGGTGCCGACCCATTACGACGATGGCGGCTTTTCCGGCGGTACCCTGGAACGCCCCGGCCTGAGGCGTCTGCGGGCCGACATCGAGGCCGGGTTGGTGGACGTGGTGGTGGTCTACAAGATCGACCGTCTCTCGCGCTCGCTGATGGATTTCTCCAAGCTGGTCGAAGTGTTCGACCGCAACGATGTCACCTTCGTCAGCATCACCCAGTCGTTCAACACCACCACCAGCATGGGCCGCCTGACGCTCAACATCCTGCTGTCCTTCGCCCAATTCGAACGCGAGGTGATCGGCGAACGTGTCCGCGACAAGGTGGCCGCATCGCGGCGCAAGGGAATCTGGATGGGCGGGCCGCTGCCCTTCGGCTATCGCTGTGCCGACCGCAAGCTGCTGGTGGTGGAGGAAGAAGCCGCCATCGTCCGCATGATCTTCGAACGTTTCGTCCGCCTTGGCTCCGCCACCATGCTGGTGCGGGAACTGGCCGCCGAGGGCGTCACTCGCCGCGGCAAGAAACTGGACAAGGGCGGCCTCTACAAGATGCTGGCCAATCCGCTCTATATCGGCAAGGCGGTCCACAAGGGCGTGGCCTACGACGGCGAACATGAGCCGATCATCGATCAGGCCCTATGGGACAAGGTCCGCTCCATCACCGAAATCTCCCCCCGTGTCCGCGCCAACCGCACGCGGGTGCAGACTCCGGCCTTGCTGAAGGGAATCGTCTTTGCCCCTGGCGGTCGGGCGATGACGCCGACCCACACCCGTAAGAAGGGGCGGCTGTACCGTTATTACGTGACCACCAGCATCATCAAGGAAGGCCCCGACGCCTGCCCGGTTGGCCGCGTCCCCGCTGCCCAGGTCGAAAATGCGGTGATCGACCAGTTGCGCTCGCTGCTGCGCACCCCGGAGATGGTGGTTCGCACCTGGAAAAGCGTCCGCGCCGAGGGCGAAACCATGACGGAGAAGGAGGTCGCGGCCGCGCTGGGGCAACTCGATCCCCTGTGGGACGAACTGTTCCCCGCCGAGCAGACCCGCATCGTCCAGCTTCTGGTCGAGCGGGTCGATATCTCCACCGACGGCGTTCGCATCGCGCTCCGTACCGAGGGACTGGCCCAACTGGCCGGGGAATTGAAACCAGCCCGTCGCCGGAGGACCGCAGCATGA
- a CDS encoding DUF2924 domain-containing protein: protein MTEDPLLARLAALKTAPIPDLKVLWRDLFEAEAPPYNRTFLESRLAYRLQELAYGGLAVTTVARLENMAEDFDTTKGRRKKELDRPIAGTRLVREWKGVEHCVTVREDGFEYQGRPYQSLSAVARAITGTRWNGLAFFGLKNWRKGA from the coding sequence ATGACCGAGGACCCCCTGCTGGCCCGCTTGGCCGCCCTGAAGACGGCGCCGATCCCGGACCTGAAGGTGCTGTGGCGCGATCTGTTCGAGGCCGAGGCGCCGCCCTACAACCGCACCTTCCTGGAAAGCCGCCTGGCCTACCGCCTCCAGGAACTGGCCTATGGTGGGCTGGCGGTCACCACCGTCGCCCGGCTGGAGAACATGGCCGAGGATTTCGACACCACCAAGGGGCGCCGCAAGAAGGAGCTGGATCGCCCCATCGCCGGCACAAGGCTGGTGAGGGAATGGAAGGGCGTCGAGCATTGCGTCACCGTCCGCGAGGACGGCTTCGAATACCAGGGCCGCCCCTACCAGTCGCTGTCGGCGGTGGCCCGCGCCATTACCGGCACCCGCTGGAACGGCTTGGCCTTCTTTGGCCTGAAGAACTGGAGGAAGGGGGCATGA
- a CDS encoding DUF6511 domain-containing protein, protein MIDKTARETQAIKDARPLFAEALTALGLMEHFFNRSAADIDRLIEAAITGYVDSMQRQAGVKERTGTPFDDPIPF, encoded by the coding sequence ATGATCGACAAGACCGCCCGCGAAACCCAGGCCATCAAGGATGCCCGCCCGCTCTTCGCCGAGGCACTGACGGCGCTTGGCCTGATGGAGCATTTCTTCAACCGCTCCGCCGCCGACATCGACCGGCTGATCGAAGCCGCCATCACCGGCTACGTGGACTCCATGCAGCGCCAGGCGGGCGTCAAGGAACGCACCGGCACTCCCTTCGACGATCCCATCCCGTTCTGA
- a CDS encoding SUMF1/EgtB/PvdO family nonheme iron enzyme, with amino-acid sequence MSKFLTFDNFHLAPVEGIDPKSLKRAAKLARTIYLDDERKLPHNLALNHIAHRLGFKGGFGGYVAEWKGKLPTFMRGHGLAFRKDVLPTNLPDQRVRLGHRQIADRLFASGLPMPKRIFTGLDVFVLLRAAAATDGLKVGYRGMYGANLRDIPFDEIKPAEIRENVPPDNYFIRSETDLMCAGDTHTLDNLIGDQLCDLGEDGRIVAQLYNLGDGDAERIESAGRLFRRVLELCPQGWVEVIPYNDRLAFLKGPDGGYDFVFEGVRDAEFKRNPYAPYLRDKDFSKTEEASELDVRLYFSHDGWLEADWHAAEESFYAHGGTHLNYPGRDEILKAHLTRQGRYSHTPRKSPFRPGYTVATVLGKDLCFSPLVPVRRFHRFLRDNPDYLAHRLSLSDLEPLDLAGDPDDPAAVTWYDAKAYARWIKRTQKLPVRLPTEDEWLALAGGLVPDKVSMTELKEAFSKRLYDFVAADGHVFDGHPPHMGREDFDSLTLRRNPANMAMERSEAGMEVVRSAWFGEWLQAEGAAINGLFGCSQYEVGYVAEARVSAERARFSPRSAGKYKSMMIGFRLVYEAEVRK; translated from the coding sequence ATGTCTAAATTCCTGACCTTCGACAACTTCCACCTCGCACCGGTCGAAGGCATCGACCCCAAGAGTCTGAAGCGGGCCGCCAAGCTCGCCCGTACCATCTACCTCGATGACGAGCGGAAGCTTCCCCACAACCTCGCCCTGAACCACATCGCCCACCGCCTTGGCTTCAAGGGCGGCTTCGGCGGATACGTTGCCGAGTGGAAGGGCAAGCTGCCAACCTTCATGCGTGGGCATGGCCTCGCCTTCCGTAAGGACGTCCTGCCGACGAATCTTCCCGACCAACGCGTTCGGCTCGGCCACCGCCAGATCGCCGACCGCCTGTTCGCCTCGGGCCTGCCCATGCCCAAGCGGATTTTCACCGGTCTCGATGTTTTCGTCCTGCTCCGGGCCGCCGCCGCCACTGACGGCCTCAAGGTCGGCTACCGCGGAATGTATGGGGCTAACCTCCGCGACATCCCTTTCGACGAGATCAAGCCCGCCGAGATCCGGGAGAACGTGCCGCCGGACAACTATTTCATCCGCAGCGAGACCGATCTGATGTGTGCGGGAGACACCCACACCCTCGACAACCTGATCGGCGACCAACTCTGCGACCTGGGCGAGGACGGCAGGATCGTCGCCCAGCTGTACAACCTCGGTGACGGCGATGCGGAGCGGATCGAATCCGCCGGGCGACTGTTCCGCCGCGTCCTCGAACTCTGCCCCCAGGGGTGGGTGGAAGTCATCCCCTACAATGACCGGCTGGCCTTCCTGAAGGGCCCCGACGGCGGCTACGACTTCGTCTTCGAGGGCGTCCGTGACGCCGAATTCAAACGCAACCCCTACGCCCCTTACCTCCGGGACAAGGACTTCTCCAAGACGGAGGAGGCTTCCGAGCTGGACGTCCGCCTCTACTTCTCGCACGACGGATGGCTGGAGGCCGATTGGCACGCCGCCGAGGAGTCCTTCTACGCCCATGGCGGAACACACCTTAACTATCCCGGCCGGGATGAAATCCTGAAGGCCCACCTGACCCGGCAGGGGCGGTATTCCCACACGCCCCGCAAGAGCCCTTTCCGTCCGGGATATACGGTGGCCACGGTACTGGGGAAAGACCTCTGCTTCTCACCCCTGGTCCCCGTCCGGCGGTTCCACCGCTTCCTGCGGGACAACCCCGACTACCTGGCCCACCGGCTCAGCCTCTCCGATCTTGAGCCGCTGGACCTCGCCGGCGATCCCGACGACCCGGCCGCCGTCACCTGGTATGACGCCAAGGCCTATGCCCGCTGGATTAAGCGGACGCAGAAGCTCCCCGTACGGCTTCCCACCGAGGATGAGTGGCTCGCCCTCGCTGGCGGGCTGGTCCCCGACAAGGTGTCCATGACCGAGCTGAAGGAGGCATTCTCCAAGCGGCTCTACGACTTCGTCGCCGCCGACGGCCACGTGTTCGACGGCCATCCCCCGCACATGGGCCGCGAAGACTTCGATTCCCTGACGCTGCGGCGGAACCCTGCAAATATGGCGATGGAACGCTCGGAGGCCGGCATGGAGGTCGTCCGCTCCGCTTGGTTCGGCGAATGGCTCCAGGCCGAGGGGGCTGCGATCAACGGGCTGTTCGGGTGCTCCCAATACGAGGTCGGCTACGTCGCCGAAGCCCGGGTGTCCGCCGAGAGGGCACGGTTCTCGCCACGCTCGGCCGGAAAGTACAAGTCGATGATGATCGGCTTCCGCCTGGTCTACGAGGCGGAGGTGCGGAAATGA
- a CDS encoding VapE domain-containing protein gives MIDLNDVWLAPARHDLDDIRDRLAATAQDWLPGLFPQARWSQDCRTLRCADLSGRAPRKEGSCILHLAGSHAGWGFDHATGESAGPIDLIHHATGLSDRELFEEAARLARMHLPAPPRANIPKPTHDLEVARIVGSAQPLTGTVGETYLRHRGVGDPGSPDLLFHDDLADFDSRRGWPGLVGIVRDGTGKPTGGIHRTFLLDDGSGKAPPAKKMLGPVAGGSVRLAPIPADGHLGIGEGIETALSAWAIFGIPTWAALSAGNLRDWQWPEGTTRVTIFADAGEAGQQAAQVLAERLTATSITSTIMSPLHGDDFNDDLLKGAVDAHYNSDSVASDQPLPPTGFDDLYAAALALTFPPDMGDLGRLLGHIAQARLDPVTERQVLVAIKATTRIPVSVTEKQIKDLRRRIGPVGMPSVRPAWFNQLRTSPDGIPERNEANVITALSNDEAFAGALIFDEFRQEIVVNRPLPWDDHNKATIPRPWCEADDIRCAEWLQRRDINVSSLVVARTIGAVARDIRVHPVREYLTGLKWDGVPRLEAWAVTYLGAADTRLSRAFGSLWVLSAVARVMDPGAKADQVLILEGPQGAKKSTALKTLAGADWFTDELAEIGSKDAAQQTRGVWIIEIAELDAIGRAEVSRIKSFLSRSVDRYRPPYERYVIDVPRQCVFAGTVNPDTYLRDETGNRRFWPVRCGKIDIDALRRDRDQLWAEAMVWYANGVKWWIEDEETKHMAEAAQEERYQGDAWDGLIDRWLVYDKERINYGNGAYDDWRDVEVARPEPLADVSVAEILGQAIGIEPGRWTKGDQMRVGAYLKARGWERYRCRINGSLEWRHRYPG, from the coding sequence ATGATCGATCTCAATGACGTTTGGCTGGCGCCAGCCCGGCATGATCTGGATGATATCCGCGACCGCCTGGCCGCCACCGCGCAGGATTGGCTGCCGGGGCTGTTTCCGCAGGCGCGGTGGTCGCAGGACTGCCGGACGTTGCGCTGTGCCGACCTGTCGGGCCGTGCCCCGCGCAAGGAAGGCTCCTGCATCCTGCATCTGGCTGGCAGCCATGCCGGGTGGGGCTTCGACCACGCCACCGGGGAAAGTGCCGGCCCCATCGACCTGATCCACCACGCCACCGGCCTGTCCGACCGTGAACTGTTCGAGGAAGCGGCGCGGCTGGCCCGCATGCATCTGCCCGCGCCACCCCGAGCCAACATCCCGAAGCCCACCCATGACCTGGAGGTGGCCCGCATCGTTGGTTCCGCCCAGCCGCTGACCGGAACCGTGGGCGAGACCTATCTCCGCCACCGTGGTGTCGGCGACCCTGGTTCGCCGGATCTGCTGTTCCACGACGATCTGGCCGATTTCGACAGCCGCCGGGGCTGGCCGGGGCTGGTGGGAATCGTGCGCGACGGCACGGGCAAGCCCACAGGCGGCATCCACCGCACCTTCCTGCTGGACGACGGATCGGGCAAGGCCCCGCCAGCTAAGAAGATGCTCGGCCCGGTGGCGGGCGGTTCCGTGCGTCTCGCTCCCATTCCCGCCGATGGCCATCTCGGTATCGGCGAGGGTATCGAGACCGCGCTGTCGGCCTGGGCCATCTTCGGCATCCCCACCTGGGCGGCCTTGTCGGCGGGCAATCTGCGCGACTGGCAATGGCCGGAGGGGACCACCCGCGTCACCATTTTCGCCGATGCCGGCGAGGCCGGTCAGCAGGCAGCCCAGGTTCTGGCCGAGCGGTTGACCGCTACCAGCATCACGTCCACCATCATGTCGCCCCTGCATGGCGACGACTTCAACGACGATCTGCTCAAGGGGGCCGTCGACGCACATTATAATAGTGACTCGGTCGCGTCCGATCAGCCGCTGCCGCCGACCGGCTTCGACGACCTCTATGCCGCCGCCCTGGCGCTGACCTTTCCGCCCGACATGGGCGACCTCGGGCGGCTGCTCGGCCACATCGCCCAGGCTCGCCTCGATCCCGTGACCGAGCGCCAAGTGCTGGTCGCCATCAAGGCCACCACCCGCATCCCGGTGTCGGTGACCGAAAAACAGATCAAGGATCTGCGCCGCCGCATCGGCCCCGTCGGCATGCCGTCCGTCCGCCCGGCGTGGTTCAACCAGCTTCGCACCAGCCCCGACGGAATCCCTGAGCGCAACGAGGCCAACGTCATCACCGCCCTGTCGAATGACGAAGCCTTCGCCGGGGCACTGATCTTCGACGAATTCCGCCAGGAGATCGTCGTCAATCGGCCGTTGCCCTGGGATGACCACAACAAGGCCACCATTCCCCGCCCGTGGTGCGAAGCCGACGACATCCGCTGCGCCGAATGGCTCCAGCGCCGCGACATCAATGTTTCCTCCCTGGTGGTGGCTCGCACTATCGGCGCCGTCGCCCGCGACATCCGCGTCCATCCGGTGCGCGAGTACCTGACGGGCCTGAAATGGGATGGCGTGCCCCGTCTGGAAGCCTGGGCCGTCACCTATCTTGGTGCCGCCGACACCCGTCTGTCTCGCGCCTTCGGTTCGCTGTGGGTGCTGTCGGCGGTGGCCCGCGTCATGGACCCAGGGGCCAAGGCCGATCAGGTGTTGATCCTCGAAGGCCCGCAGGGTGCCAAAAAATCGACGGCGCTGAAAACGCTGGCCGGGGCCGACTGGTTCACCGACGAGCTGGCCGAGATCGGCAGCAAGGACGCCGCCCAGCAGACGCGCGGCGTGTGGATCATCGAGATCGCCGAACTGGATGCCATCGGCCGCGCCGAGGTGTCCCGGATCAAATCGTTCCTGTCCCGCTCGGTCGATCGCTATCGTCCGCCTTACGAACGCTACGTCATCGACGTGCCGCGCCAATGTGTGTTCGCCGGCACCGTCAATCCCGACACCTATCTGCGCGACGAGACCGGCAATCGCCGCTTCTGGCCCGTCCGCTGCGGCAAGATCGACATTGATGCGCTCCGCCGTGACCGAGACCAGCTTTGGGCCGAGGCCATGGTCTGGTACGCCAATGGCGTGAAGTGGTGGATCGAGGACGAAGAAACCAAGCACATGGCCGAAGCCGCTCAGGAGGAACGCTACCAGGGCGATGCCTGGGATGGCCTGATCGACCGCTGGCTGGTCTACGACAAGGAGCGGATCAATTACGGCAATGGCGCCTACGACGACTGGCGCGACGTGGAGGTTGCCCGGCCCGAACCGCTCGCCGACGTGTCCGTGGCGGAAATCCTGGGACAGGCTATCGGCATCGAACCTGGGCGTTGGACCAAGGGCGACCAGATGCGTGTCGGCGCATATCTCAAGGCACGCGGTTGGGAGCGATACCGTTGCCGCATCAACGGCTCCCTCGAATGGCGCCACAGGTACCCTGGTTAG
- a CDS encoding ATP-binding protein, with amino-acid sequence MAVRIITADERLSCAGNKTSVAIFGQPGVGKTSLLKTLPPDKTVCLDLEAGMKSVQDWPGASIPVRSFGDFRDLAVLIGGPDPAVDPNAFYSAQHYQHVRSVYAGTGIEEFLDSMPVVFVDSITDLTRQAMAYAKQQPEAFSDRTGKPDIRGAYGLLGREVIQALKHLQHAPGKTVIFVGVLEKVTDEFNASTWQPQMEGSKAGRELPGIVDQVISMHLFSQDAEGNWLLDEKATERRLVCCSGNPYGLPAKDRSGRLDVTEPPDLGTLLAKINRVSA; translated from the coding sequence ATGGCCGTTCGCATCATCACCGCCGACGAGCGCTTGTCGTGCGCCGGCAACAAGACCTCGGTGGCCATCTTCGGCCAGCCCGGCGTCGGCAAGACCTCGCTGCTGAAAACCCTGCCGCCCGACAAGACCGTCTGCCTGGATCTGGAAGCTGGCATGAAGTCGGTGCAGGACTGGCCGGGCGCCAGCATCCCGGTGCGCAGCTTCGGCGATTTCCGCGACCTCGCCGTGCTGATCGGCGGCCCCGATCCCGCCGTTGATCCCAACGCCTTCTACAGCGCCCAGCATTACCAGCATGTCCGCTCGGTCTATGCCGGGACCGGAATCGAGGAATTCCTCGACTCGATGCCGGTGGTGTTCGTCGATTCCATTACCGACCTCACCCGCCAAGCCATGGCCTATGCCAAGCAGCAGCCGGAAGCCTTCTCCGACCGCACCGGCAAGCCCGACATCCGTGGCGCCTATGGCCTGCTGGGCCGCGAAGTGATCCAGGCCCTGAAGCACCTGCAGCATGCGCCGGGCAAGACGGTGATCTTCGTCGGTGTGCTGGAGAAGGTCACCGACGAGTTCAACGCCTCCACCTGGCAGCCGCAGATGGAGGGATCCAAGGCCGGGCGCGAACTACCCGGTATCGTCGATCAGGTCATCTCCATGCACCTGTTCTCCCAGGATGCCGAGGGCAATTGGCTGCTGGACGAGAAAGCCACCGAGCGCCGCCTGGTCTGCTGTTCGGGCAATCCCTACGGTCTTCCCGCCAAGGATCGCTCCGGCCGCCTGGACGTCACCGAGCCCCCTGATCTCGGCACCCTGCTTGCCAAGATCAACCGCGTTTCCGCCTGA